From one Pontibacillus sp. HMF3514 genomic stretch:
- the moaD gene encoding molybdopterin converting factor subunit 1 — protein MVKVLLFAQFQEAAGRESVDVDAAGQPVGHVKSILKENYGLLDLDNATVAVNQEYTDMDTELKEGDTVAFIPPVSGG, from the coding sequence ATGGTTAAAGTATTATTATTTGCACAATTCCAAGAAGCAGCAGGACGTGAATCAGTAGATGTAGACGCAGCGGGACAACCTGTTGGTCACGTAAAATCGATTTTAAAAGAAAACTACGGCTTACTTGATTTAGACAACGCAACAGTAGCTGTAAACCAAGAATACACAGATATGGATACGGAACTGAAAGAAGGAGACACCGTAGCCTTTATTCCACCCGTATCTGGAGGCTGA
- a CDS encoding lmo0937 family membrane protein: MFWAIIILIILWLLGFTIIGNGLVHFLLVFALVLLIVRLIQGRKP, encoded by the coding sequence ATGTTTTGGGCAATTATTATTTTGATTATCTTGTGGTTACTTGGCTTCACAATTATAGGTAATGGCCTAGTTCACTTCTTACTTGTATTCGCACTTGTATTACTTATTGTGCGCCTTATCCAAGGAAGAAAACCTTGA
- a CDS encoding molybdenum cofactor biosynthesis protein MoaE, protein MENKRFWITDKFISIDDVVKNIVRPEAGAINTFIGTVREFTKGKRTLYLKYDAYVPMAEKKLAQIGDEIQERWPEARCSIAHRIGELSISDIAVVIAVSTPHRADSYDASRYAIERIKEIVPIWKKEHWEDGEQWIGDQLETIAYPSGHPEQEDL, encoded by the coding sequence ATGGAAAATAAACGATTTTGGATTACCGATAAGTTTATCTCTATTGATGATGTGGTAAAAAACATTGTAAGGCCAGAGGCTGGCGCAATTAATACATTTATCGGCACGGTACGCGAATTCACGAAAGGGAAACGCACCCTATATTTAAAGTATGATGCGTACGTGCCAATGGCTGAAAAGAAATTAGCACAGATCGGAGATGAGATTCAGGAAAGGTGGCCGGAAGCTAGATGTTCGATTGCCCATCGAATTGGCGAGCTTTCTATATCGGACATAGCTGTAGTCATTGCCGTATCTACACCCCACAGAGCGGATTCTTATGACGCTAGCCGATATGCCATTGAACGAATCAAAGAAATTGTACCGATCTGGAAAAAAGAGCATTGGGAAGATGGAGAACAATGGATCGGGGATCAACTCGAGACCATAGCTTACCCATCCGGACATCCAGAACAGGAGGATCTATAA